One genomic region from Populus nigra chromosome 8, ddPopNigr1.1, whole genome shotgun sequence encodes:
- the LOC133701338 gene encoding pentatricopeptide repeat-containing protein At3g47530: protein MTPAFHLFNSNRSSLNLQHYLCLSHYTTTTPPSIAKQFQEHHRHQQNQTNPLLSSLERKSHQPLISLIKSCTHKSHLLQIHGHLIRNSLLHYPAISLPFLSRMAHSPIRDISYSRQFFSQIPNPSVFLYNTLIRAYSMSNSPIEGFFMYQEMRKKGLRADPVSLSFVIRCYIRICSLIGGEQVHARILSGGHQSDSLLLTNLMDLYSLCDKGSEACKVFDEMRHRDTIAWNVLISCYMRNRRTRDVLVIFDGMLSGELGCEPDDVTCLLLLQACANLGALEFGEKVHGHIVERGYDNATNLCNSLIAMYSQFGNLDKAFGVFKGMHNKNVVTWSAIISGLAMNGYGREAIGAFEEMLKMGVLPDDLTFTGVLSACSNCGLVDKGMIIFARMSKEFGIVPNIHHYGCMVDLLGRAGQLHQAYQLIMSMRVKPDSTIWRTLLGACRIHRNVILGEHVVEHLIELKAQEAGDYVLLFNLYSSVDNWKKAAELRKFMKEKGIQTTPASSSIELKGKVHEFVVDDVSHPQKDEIYEMLDEISKQLKIAGYVAEITSELPNLDAEEKRYVLSYHSEKLAIAFGVLATPPGTTIRIAKNLRICVDCHNFAKILSGVYNRQVIITDHTRFHHFRGGHCSCNDYW, encoded by the coding sequence ATGACACCAGCCTTCCATCTCTTTAACTCAAACCGTTCCTCTCTCAATCTCCAACACTACCTCTGTCTTTCTCATTACACCACCACAACACCTCCATCAATTGCAAAACAATTCCAAGAACATCATCGTCAtcaacaaaaccaaacaaaccCTCTCCTTTCAAGCCTTGAAAGAAAAAGCCACCAACCTTTGATTTCCCTCATAAAATCATGCACCCACAAGTCCCATTTGCTCCAAATCCATGGCCATCTAATCCGCAACTCGCTCCTTCACTACCCTGCCATTTCTCTCCCTTTCTTGTCTCGCATGGCACACTCTCCCATCCGAGATATCTCATATTCCCgccaatttttttctcaaattccgAACCCATCTGTATTTCTATACAACACATTAATAAGAGCTTATTCTATGAGTAACTCTCCTATTGAAGGGTTCTTTATGTAccaagaaatgagaaaaaaaggttTGCGTGCAGATCCTGTATCTTTATCTTTTGTTATCAGGTGTTATATTAGAATTTGTTCGTTAATTGGTGGTGAACAGGTTCATGCAAGGATTTTAAGTGGTGGGCATCAATCTGATAGCTTGCTGCTTACTAACTTGATGGATCTGTATTCACTTTGCGATAAGGGTAGCGAAGCTTGCaaagtgtttgatgaaatgcgTCATAGAGACACTATTGCTTGGAACGTGTTAATATCTTGTTATATGCGTAATCGTAGGACTAGAGATGTTTTGGTAATATTTGATGGTATGCTGAGTGGTGAGCTCGGATGTGAACCGGATGATGTAACGTGCTTGCTTCTACTCCAAGCATGTGCAAACTTGGGTGCGTTAGAATTTGGTGAGAAGGTTCATGGTCATATTGTGGAAAGAGGGTATGATAATGCGACCAACTTGTGTAATTCGCTTATAGCAATGTATTCGCAGTTTGGGAATTTGGACAAGGCTTTTGGTGTGTTTAAGGGCATGCACAATAAGAATGTGGTTACATGGAGTGCTATCATTTCAGGTCTTGCTATGAATGGATACGGGAGAGAAGCTATTGGAGCATTTGAAGAGATGCTAAAAATGGGTGTTTTGCCTGATGATCtgacttttactggagttctgTCCGCTTGTAGTAATTGTGGGTTGGTTGACAAGGGGATGATTATCTTTGCTAGAATGAGCAAGGAATTTGGGATAGTGCCAAATATTCATCATTATGGATGTATGGTTGACCTTCTTGGGCGTGCTGGGCAGCTTCATCAAGCATATCAGCTTATAATGTCAATGAGGGTCAAACCAGATTCAACCATATGGAGGACCTTACTTGGGGCTTGTAGAATTCATCGCAATGTTATACTTGGAGAACATGTTGTTGAACATTTGATTGAACTTAAGGCTCAAGAGGCTGGTGATTATGTTTTATTGTTCAATTTGTATTCTTCCGTTGACAATTGGAAGAAGGCGGCAGAATTGAGGAAGTTCATGAAGGAGAAGGGGATCCAAACCACACCTGCCTCTAGTTCAATTGAATTGAAAGGTAAGGTCCATGAGTTTGTTGTGGATGATGTTTCTCATCCACAAAAGGATGAGATTTATGAGATGTTGGACGAGATTAGTAAGCAGCTGAAGATTGCTGGTTATGTTGCTGAAATAACATCCGAGTTGCCCAATTTAGATGCAGAAGAAAAAAGGTATGTTCTTTCTTATCATAGTGAGAAGTTGGCTATAGCTTTTGGAGTTCTTGCAACACCACCAGGCACGACAATCAGAATAGCGAAGAATCTCAGAATTTGTGTTGATTGCCACAATTTTGCCAAGATCCTTTCAGGGGTTTATAACAGACAAGTAATTATTACAGATCATACTCGGTTCCATCATTTTCGAGGAGGACACTGCTCATGCAATGATTATTGGTAA